The proteins below come from a single Lodderomyces elongisporus chromosome 3, complete sequence genomic window:
- the rga8 gene encoding Rho-GTPase-activating protein 8 (BUSCO:EOG09261C0G): MSFADSFWTPDYIQGFQTLFTQLNEGVQENEDHIKLFSKRMESEQLYGSSLQALASDTNLKPTSKRYFNDDYVSTIKNSYGELKENFAKQGQYHLNVAETIDVTVLQPFEKWSGEHEERVAYSVSTVNDEYKKLKAQQFQVEKIQKKYFNKCRMVEEFKSQYSEQELQEELNDVAFQKKISENNASNGGAEEQEQKQKEPLYEFAHAEIDHHKIEQLLCAMLNSVPRVSHKVAILGTYHNVSTGSAITQWALDNVAELDKNLEKAEKFGQDLIKNEFIRIVGSMGKSFINSSQFYYQWKPKAFEIAKVSPGVENEASGNNNNKSFSSFGQFNLDDMKDAIGVGGVDYKDISQYPKLVKDVELLNNQYYEKVAELDVTRCRFEELVMDHLTFMQKCELDRLRAIKKVTFDFIASFKYKHNHLQTVFRDLDLIEETINPINDLKFLVENYATGHFRPQVTLYDNYYESNIKQTFGVDLNVKSRLDKKVVPILIQCILSHLDNIYPDLKDDEERINIWTQPIHLSEVHKLRLLLNGVDDPVQINKILMQTPPIVVTNVLKLYFMELPDSIIPSNFYDVIKLVYINNQDDSQRDSRINGLQNVLAETFKSNLATLDALLTHLKRLIQIIGSKDKTAAKNLQGGLCNEFGKLVIRPRPATDLFPDSNHRQNMNDKHAVMIIQDLFRYKDQIFNELKRKSSKAKSNGSSSSSSSSSSILHRASSGSSSASASVSREASATSSRQRTATGDLASTTSVHAHQPLTPGENLAAKSKSRLESRLKNAVKQRDLASKPLESKDDGDVDHNNNNNDNDDVEKKPRKEEEEEEEEQKQEVKKKKEDNKKDKPLPDPTYVEAPSTPPQPVSSMSTPSKSPISLKRSTSPKKKRLSSMLLDEMGN; the protein is encoded by the coding sequence ATGTCATTTGCTGATAGTTTTTGGACCCCAGATTACATCCAGGGGTTTCAAACCCTCTTTACCCAATTGAACGAGGGTGTTCAGGAAAACGAAGACCACATTAAACTTTTTAGTAAAAGAATGGAGCTGGAACAACTTTATGGCTCGTCATTACAGGCTCTTGCCTCCGACACGAACTTGAAACCTACAAGCAAACGATATTTCAATGACGATTATGTCTCCACTATCAAAAATTCATATGGAGAATTGAAAGAGAATTTTGCCAAGCAGGGCCAGTACCATCTTAATGTTGCAGAAACTATTGATGTTACAGTGCTTCAGCCATTTGAGAAATGGAGCGGCGAGCATGAAGAAAGAGTCGCCTACTCTGTCAGCACTGTTAATGATGAATACAAGAAATTAAAGGCTCAGCAATTTCAAGTTGAAAAGATccaaaaaaagtatttcAACAAGTGCAGAATGGTGGAGGAGTTTAAAAGCCAATATCTGGAACAAGAATTGCAAGAAGAATTGAATGATGTAGCtttccaaaagaaaatttcgGAGAACAATGCATCTAACGGGGGTgcagaagaacaagaacaaaaacaaaaagagccATTGTATGAGTTTGCACATGCCGAGATTGACCACCACAAAATTGAGCAGTTGTTATGTGCCATGTTGAACTCTGTACCACGAGTTTCCCACAAAGTTGCCATACTTGGTACGTACCACAATGTCTCTACTGGTAGTGCAATTACGCAATGGGCATTGGACAATGTTGCTGAACTTGACaagaatttggaaaagGCTGAAAAATTTGGACAGGATTTGATAAAGAATGAGTTTATCCGAATAGTTGGCTCAATGGGCAAATCATTCATCAATTCATCTCAGTTTTACTATCAATGGAAACCAAAAGCATTTGAAATAGCCAAAGTATCACCAGGTGTCGAGAATGAAGCTAGtggtaataataataacaagtctttttcaagttttggGCAGTTCAATCTCGATGATATGAAAGATGCCATTGGCGTTGGCGGAGTAGACTACAAGGACATTTCACAGTATCCGAAATTGGTCAAGGATGTAGAACTCCTCAACAATCAATACTACGAGAAAGTAGCAGAGTTGGATGTCACAAGATGCAGGTTCGAGGAGTTGGTTATGGACCACCTCACGTTTATGCAAAAGTGCGAACTCGATAGATTAAGAGCCATAAAAAAAGTcacttttgattttatcGCTAGCttcaaatacaaacacaatCACTTACAAACAGTTTTCCGCGACTTGGACTTGATTGAGGAGACTATTAATCCAATTAATGACTTGAAGTTTCTTGTTGAAAATTATGCCACTGGCCATTTCCGTCCACAGGTGACTTTATACGACAACTATTATGAGTCCAACATCAAGCAAACATTTGGTGTTGACTTGAATGTGAAATCGAGACTTGATAAAAAGGTCGTTCCCATCTTGATCCAATGCATATTGAGCCATTTGGACAATATATATCCAGATTTGAAAGATGACGAGGAAAGGATCAATATCTGGACGCAACCTATACATTTATCGGAAGTACACAAATTGAGATTATTGCTTAATGGTGTCGATGACCCTGTTCAGATCAACAAGATACTCATGCAGACACCTCCCATTGTTGTAACAAATGTTCTCAAGTTGTACTTTATGGAATTACCCGACTCCATTATCCCAAGCAACTTTTACGATGTAATTAAACTTGTTTACATTAATAATCAAGATGACTCGCAGCGCGATTCTCGAATCAATGGTTTGCAAAATGTTTTGGCAGAGACATTTAAATCCAATTTGGCCACGTTAGATGCGTTGCTTACACATCTAAAAAGACTTATTCAAATTATTGGCTCAAAGGACAAGACAGCAGCAAAGAATTTACAAGGCGGACTATGCAACGAGTTTGGCAAATTGGTGATACGACCAAGACCTGCAACTGATCTTTTCCCAGATAGCAACCATCGTCAGAACATGAATGATAAGCATGCTGTTATGATCATACAGGATCTCTTTAGGTATAAGGATCAGATATTCAATGAGTTGAAACGAAAAAGCtcgaaagcaaaaagcaatggctcatcatcatcttcttcatcatcctcatcgATATTGCACCGTGCCTCTAGTGGTAGTTCGTCTGCCAGTGCTAGTGTGAGTCGTGAGGCATCTGCTACATCTAGCAGACAGAGGACTGCAACTGGAGATCTTGCTTCTACAACAAGTGTACATGCACACCAGCCACTTACACCTGGGGAAAATCTTGCTGCAAAATCCAAGTCGAGGTTAGAATCTAGATTGAAGAATGCAGTGAAGCAAAGAGATCTAGCATCAAAACCATTAGAAAGCAaagatgatggtgatgttgatcataataacaataataatgataatgatgatgttgagaAGAAAccaagaaaagaggaagaagaagaagaagaagaacaaaagcaagaagtgaagaaaaagaaggaagacaataaaaaagacaagCCATTGCCTGATCCTACTTATGTCGAGGCACCTTCAACCCCACCACAACCGGTATCTTCTATGTCGACACCTTCCAAATCGccaatttctttaaaaCGCTCAACTTCacccaaaaagaaaaggttaAGTAGTATGTTGCTCGATGAAATGGGAAACTAG
- the LPD1 gene encoding dihydrolipoamide dehydrogenase precursor: protein MLRSFKPVSASQRFSQFVRYASNKKYDVVVIGGGPGGYVAAIKAGQLGLNTACIEKRGSLGGTCLNVGCIPSKSLLNNTHLLHQVQHEAKERGINIAGEVTPNFTTLMQAKEKSVKQLTGGVEMLLKKNKVDYLKGAGSFVNEKTIKVDPIEGGEPYEVDAENIIVATGSEPTPFPGIEVDEERIVTSTGILSLKEIPKRLAIIGGGIIGLEMASVYSRLGSKVTVLEFQNAIGAGMDAEVAKTSQKLLTKQGLEFKLGAKVTKGERNGDIVKIEVEDAKSGEKSELEADVLLVAVGRRPYTEGLNIEAAGLEKDNKGRLVIDDQFKTKHDHIRVIGDVTFGPMLAHKAEEEGIAAAEYIKKGHGHVNYANIPSVMYTHPEVAWVGLNEEQLKEKGIKYKVGKFPFIANSRAKTNLDTDGFVKIIADAETERVLGAHIIGPNAGEMIAEAGLALEYGASTEDIARTCHAHPTLSEAFKEAALATFDKPINF, encoded by the coding sequence ATGTTGAGATCATTTAAACCAGTCTCTGCAAGCCAGAGATTTTCACAATTTGTTAGATACGcatcaaacaaaaagtacGATGTTGTCGTTATTGGTGGTGGACCAGGTGGTTACGTTGCTGCCATCAAAGCCGGTCAATTGGGATTGAACACCGCATGTATTGAGAAAAGAGGATCATTGGGTGGTACCTGTCTTAATGTCGGTTGTATCCCATCCAAATCTCTTTTAAACAACACCCACTTGTTGCACCAAGTTCAACACGAAGCTAAAGAGAGAGGTATCAATATTGCTGGAGAAGTTACTCCTAACTTTACCACATTGATGCAAGCCAAGGAGAAATCAGTTAAGCAATTGActggtggtgttgaaatgttgttgaaaaaaaacaaagtcgACTACTTGAAAGGTGCCGGTTCTTTTGTTAATGAGAAAACCATTAAAGTTGACCCAATCGAAGGTGGCGAACCATACGAGGTTGATGCTGAAAACATCATTGTTGCCACTGGTTCTGAGCCAACTCCATTCCCAGGAATCGAGGTTGACGAAGAAAGAATTGTTACTTCAACTGGTATCTTGTCATTGAAAGAGATCCCAAAGAGATTAGCCAtcattggtggtggtatcATCGGTTTGGAAATGGCTTCAGTCTACTCAAGATTGGGCTCCAAGGTCACCGTGCTTGAATTCCAAAACGCTATTGGTGCTGGTATGGATGCTGAAGTTGCCAAGACCTCTCAAAAATTGTTGACCAAGCAAGGTTTGGAATTCAAATTGGGCGCCAAGGTCACCAAAGGTGAACGTAATGGAGACATTGTTAAGATTGAGGTTGAAGACGCCAAATCAGGTGAAAAGAGTGAATTGGAAGCCGATGTTTTGTTGGTTGCCGTTGGTAGAAGACCATACACAGAAGGCTTAAATATCGAAGCTGCCGGATTGGAGAAGGACAACAAGGGCAGATTAGTCATTGATGACCAATTCAAGACCAAACACGACCACATCAGGGTTATTGGTGATGTCACATTTGGTCCAATGTTGGCACACAAggctgaagaagaaggtatCGCTGCTGCCGAATACATCAAGAAGGGTCACGGACACGTTAACTATGCAAACATCCCATCCGTTATGTACACACACCCAGAAGTTGCTTGGGTTGGATTGAACGAAGagcaattgaaagaaaaaggaatcAAATACAAGGTTGGTAAGTTCCCATTCATTGCCAACTCAAGAGCCAAGACAAACTTGGACACCGATGGTTTCGTTAAAATcattgctgatgctgaaaCTGAACGTGTTTTGGGAGCCCACATCATTGGTCCAAACGCTGGTGAAATGATTGCTGAGGCAGGTTTGGCTTTGGAATACGGTGCTTCAACCGAGGACATTGCTAGAACATGTCATGCTCACCCAACCTTGTCAGAAGCTTTCAAGGAAGCTGCTTTGGCAACTTTTGACAAGCCAATCAACTTTTAA
- the TPS1 gene encoding Trehalose-6-P synthase/phosphatase complex synthase subunit (CAZy:GT20): MVEGKVFVVSNRLPVTIKRKDDGTYDYSMSSGGLVTALQGLKKSTEFQWLGWPGLEIPQDEQEKVNKDLDSKFNCTAIFISDTIADLHYNGFSNSILWPLFHYHPGEMNFDENAWAAYIEANKKFAQVLVEQVEDNDMIWVHDYHLMLLPEMLRDLIGQKKKNIRIGFFLHTPFPSSEIYRILPVRKEILIGVLSCDLIGFHTYDYARHFLSSVSRIVPDVKTLPNGIEYKARKIQIGAFPIGIDVDKFTEGLTKPSVQDRIKQLKSKFDGVKVIVGVDRLDYIKGVPQKLHAFEIFLEQNPEWIGKVVLVQVAVPSRGDVEEYQSLRATVNELVGRINGQFGTVEFVPIHFMHRSIPFDELISLYDVSDVCLVSSTRDGMNLVSYEYIACQEDRKGSLILSEFAGAAQSLNGAIIVNPWNTEDLCDAIKESLTLPSEKREFNFKKMFSYISKYTSGYWGESFVNELYKCQEGV, translated from the coding sequence ATGGTTGAGGGAAaagtatttgttgtttctaATAGACTTCCAGTGACAATCAAACGTAAAGATGACGGGACATACGACTACTCAATGTCCTCCGGTGGCTTGGTCACTGCATTGCAAGGCCTCAAAAAGTCCACAGAGTTTCAATGGCTAGGCTGGCCAGGTCTTGAGATACCTCAAGATGAGCAAGAAAAAGTCAACAAGGACTTGGACTCCAAATTCAACTGTACTGCTATTTTCATTAGCGACACGATTGCGGACTTGCACTATAATGGCTTTAGTAACTCTATTCTATGGCCATTGTTCCATTACCATCCGGGTGAGATGAACTTTGACGAGAATGCATGGGCAGCATACATCGAGGCCAACAAGAAATTCGCCCAAGTCTTGGTTGAACAGGTTGAAGATAACGATATGATTTGGGTGCATGACTACCACCTTATGCTCTTGCCAGAAATGCTCCGCGACTTGATTggacaaaagaagaagaatatcaGGATTGGGTTCTTCCTCCATACACCGTTCCCAAGTTCAGAGATTTACAGAATCTTGCCTGTTCGAAAAGAAATCTTGATTGGCGTATTGAGTTGTGATTTGATAGGCTTCCACACATATGACTATGCAAGACATTTCCTAAGCTCAGTGCTGAGAATTGTCCCCGATGTCAAGACATTACCCAATGGCATCGAGTACAAGGCGCGCAAGATCCAAATTGGCGCGTTCCCCATTGGTATCGATGTCGATAAATTCACCGAGGGACTCACAAAACCCTCAGTACAAGATAGAATTAAACAACTCAAGTCGAAATTTGACGGGGTCAAGGtcattgttggtgttgatcGATTGGACTATATCAAAGGTGTGCCACAGAAACTCCACGCATTTGAAATCTTTCTTGAACAAAATCCTGAATGGATTGGAAAAGTTGTCCTTGTCCAAGTTGCTGTCCCTTCTCGTGGTGATGTAGAGGAGTATCAAAGCTTGCGTGCCACAGTGAATGAGCTTGTGGGAAGAATTAATGGTCAATTTGGTACTGTTGAATTTGTTCCTATCCATTTCATGCACCGCTCGATCCCATTTGATGAATTGATATCACTTTACGACGTGAGCGATGTATGTCTTGTTAGCTCAACACGAGATGGAATGAACTTGGTGAGTTATGAATATATCGCATGCCAAGAAGACAGGAAAGGAAGCTTGATTCTTTCTGAGTTTGCCGGTGCCGCACAGAGTCTAAATGGCGCAATCATTGTCAACCCATGGAACACCGAGGATTTGTGTGATGCTATTAAGGAGAGTTTAACATTGCCTAGTGAAAAGAGGGAgtttaatttcaaaaagatgTTTTCGTACATCTCAAAGTACACATCAGGGTACTGGGGTGAATCTTTTGTCAATGAATTATACAAGTGTCAAGAAGGCGTCTaa